A segment of the Planctomycetia bacterium genome:
AGCAGTTTTGCATGGGCTTGGCCGAAAAGCCGGAAAACGCGAAGCAGCCTTGGTACATCGATCCGAGCCGCGTGGCGCAAGCGAAGCAACTGCTGCAAGACGGCCGAGCGAAGGGAATCAAGTTCGTCATGCCGGTCGACTTCACGCTCGCCGACGGCAGCGTCGTCGACGCGATGACGCCGGAACAACAGCAGTTCGACGTCGGCCCGAAGACGTCGCAGCACTTCGCCGATGCGATCACGAAGTATCTCGCCGAGAGCCAAGGTAAGGGCGTGGTCTTCTACAACGGCGTGCTCGGGATGTTCGAAGACCCGAAGTTCGAAGCCGGCACGAAGAACTTCGTGCATCAATTGGCACGGCTCACCAAGGCCGGTGTGGAAGTTTATGTCGGCGGCGGCGAAGGGGGAGCGGCTTGCGAACGCTACGGCAAGCCGGAAGACATCAAGCATTGCTTCACGGCCGGCGGCACGGTGCTCAACGCGCTCGGCAGCGCTCCGGTTCCGTATCTGCAAACGCTCTACATGGCGGCGAAGAAGTAGGACGTCGCTTGAGCGGCCGGATTATATCCGACTCGCGCGTTGATTCATCGCGCGCCGAAGTCGGCATCGGGAGCGCCGGCTCGCACCGCTGCGCAGAGCGCTAAGAGCTTTTCGAGATTCGCTTGGATCTCCGCTTCGGGCTGCGCGGTCGACAGCGCATGTTCCAAGCGTCCGGCGATCGGCGTCAGTTGGGGGAAGCCGTAACTTCCGGCTGCCCCTTTGATCTGATGGGCCGAGCGCCGCAACTCGTCCCACTTCTCGGCGGCGAACAGTGCTTGGAGTTGGACGATCCGTTCCGGCATTTCGTCGACATATAAATCGACGAGATCCGCGAAATCGGGATCGGACCCGAGAGCGGAATAAAGGGGCGTATTCGGGAGATTCATGACCGATTCCGGAACTCGAGCGCTATCCCTGCTCGCGAAACAGACGTACGACAAAAAAAGCCTAGGACGTTATTCGCGAGACGCAAATCGAAATTCCGTGTGGAATCCCGTGACTGCGGTAAACCCCATTTGGGGTGTCCCACCTTATTCATGGTCTAGCCTTGGTTAGGAAGGTTCCATCAGCGGGGTATCGCACGCCGATCGAGCTTTCGCAGTCCGTCGACACTCTTGCGCTCCGTGGATTTTCGAGGTCCGCCCCATGTCCGATTCCGGCGTTATTCGCACGATCTTACACGTCGACGACGATCCGCAGTTCACGGTTTGGATGCAACGACTGCTGAGCCGCAAGGGTTACGACGTCGTCTCGCTCAACGATCCGACGCAGACGATCGACGAGATCATGCGCCACGGCTATCGCATCGTGCTCTTGGATATCGACATGCCGACGATCGACGGCATCGAGCTGTTGCGCCGGATCAAGGAATACGACGGCGGGATCCAAGTCGTGATGCTGACGGGCCTAGTAACGATGGGGAACGCGATGACGGCGTTCCGGCGCGGCGCGGAAGCCTTCTTCGTCAAGCCGGTGGAAGATCTCGACGCCTTGACCGCAGCGCTCGACGCCGTCGTTTATAAAATCGAGCATTGGTGGAACGCGCTGCATAACCTCACCAAACAGCGCCGTCAGTTCGAAGCGGCGAGTAAGGCCGCGGAAGCAGCCGGGATGCCGAGTGATGCGAGCGCGGAAATTTCCGTCGGCGCGCCAGGCTTAATCGTCACGATCTAACGGTATCGCAAGCGGGTGTCGTAAGCCGCAAGATCGGCTCCGTCGCGCTTAGATGAGCGGACGACTTTGCGCAGTCGTTAAGGTTCGCCAGAAATTGCGTGGCGCTGGGGGGAGTGGATAAATCGCTCCGCGCAGCCGTTTTCTTCGCAATTTGATCGCTCCGACCGAGCGATTCCGGCCAGCCGCTAGCAAGGCTGTATTTGTCATCGACCGCATATCCGGAAGATCGCGAACTTGCGAAATCAGGCCAAGGGAGCTTGGCATCCCGGACGATAACTTCGCTTAGCTGCAGCCGAGATGCTTTGAGATCGGCTTGAGTTCGTGATCGTTTCCCTATAGGAACTGGAGTCCTCCCCATGAAGTACGTTCTTTCTTTGTTCGCTGTTGCTTCGATGTTCGTTTTTTCGACGGACGTGAAAGCGGCTGCTCTTCTTGACCGCATGTTGGGCCGTAGCGGCTGCGCTGCTCCGACCTGCTGCGAAGCGACCTGTGCGGCTGCTGAGCCGACCTGCGCCGCTGCCCCGGCTTGTGCCGCTCCGACCTGCGCCGCCCCGACTTGTGCTGCTGAGCCGTCGTGCGCCGCTGAACCGTCGTGCGGTTGCGCTCCGGCTTGCGGCACGTCGTGCTGCCGTCCGACCCCGATCCGCGATTTCCTTGCTTCGCTGCATTGCAAAGTGCACAGCCTCTGCCACCGCAACAAGTGCTGCGATAGCGGCTGCGGCGGTTGCGCCGAAGCGACCTGTGCCGCTGCTGAACCAGCTTGCGGTTGCGCCAAGTAGTTCGACGGCTCCGCAAGGAGTCGCCGAAGAGGATTTAGGCTTGGGTCGGAAGAAGTTCGAGAAGGTTTGAGATGGAAGGTTTGCGAAAGTGTTTGTGTTCGTTGCTTGATAAAGTCCGCCTGAGAGGTTCGCTGTCGGCCATGCTGCAGCGGCCCAAACGATCCGCTTCGGCGGACTATAAAAAACCTGACGGCCCGTTCGAGACCACCATCGAACGGGCCGTCTGTGTTTTCCTTCCTTGAGCGTTTATGCTCGGAAAACGGTCGGCAACGGCTCCCGAACGAGAAAATTGCGTCGATTGTTTCGATTTCGCCGTTCAGGACGCATAAAAAGCAGTAGGTTTATTCTTGACGACCGCAGCCGGCGGTAGCCATTCTAGGATGGTTGCCCCGCGATTCCGCGGCGTTTGTAGTCGCAGCGATCCGGCGAGTCGTTTTCGACGTAAGCTTTACGTCGAAGCAGCTTTGGTCGTCGCGCGATATCCCGAACAGGAGATTGGCCTTATGGCGTTGCTCGCTCACCGTCGGTTCGCAGAAGTCGCTCGCAAACTCATGCTCGGCCTCGTCGCAGGCTGGACGCTTACGACGTTGTTGCCGACGAGCCTGTTGCCGAGCGCCGCAGCCGCGGACCTACCGGAACGAATTCGCGCCCAGGCGGAAGCGGGAGAGTTTTCCACCGCGTTCGCCGCCGCCGGCCGGTTGCCCGTCGCCGAACGAGACGAAGCCCTGCGCAACATCGCCGCCATTCAAGCGAAAGTCGGCTCCGGCCGGGCCGCGTTGGAAACGGTCGGCTCGATTCGCAGCGACCGGCTCCGGAGCGATATCCTCGCACAATTCGGCACCACGTCGAACTTCGACTCCGGCGGCATCACGGCCCGCCCCGCCAACGGCGGCCAAGGTGGAGCTGCTCGCCCCGACTTCGAATCGTTGATCGAGTTGATGACCTCGACCATCGCCCCTGAATCGTGGCGCGAGGCCGGCGGAACCCAAGGGGAAGTGAAGTCGCACCGTGGCGGCGTGTTCGTCGATGCCACGGGCGGGATGAAGCCGATCGTCGATGCCGAACAGCTGGCCCGACTCGGCAGCTTGCGACGCGAAGCGGCTCGCGGCACCGCCGGGGTCTCGGCTCGCAGCACTTCCTCGCTCCGTAAGGTTTCGCTGACCCGACTCGAACGAGAACTCCAACTGCGCGCAGCGCGCGGCTTAGCTCCGACGGAAGAGCTTGCCACGCTCGCCGGGTTGCAAAAGATTCAATATGTGCTCGTCTACCCGGAATCGGGCGACGTGGTGCTCGCCGGTCCGGCCGGCGACTGGTATGTCGGTCGTGAAAATCGTCTGCTCGCCGTCGACACCGATCGACCGGTCGTGTTGCTCGACGACCTCGTGAACCTGATGCGTCGCGAGTTCTTGGCCGGCGGCAATTTCGGTTGCTCGATCGATCCGACGCCCGAAGGGCTGCAGAAGGTCACGGCTTTCGTGACCGAATCGAACAAGAAGCCGCTTGCCCCCGGGGCTCGGCCGAAGTGGATGGACGGTCTCCGCGATGCCCTTGGCCCGCAAAAGATCACGGTCGATGGGCTCGACCCGACGACCCGAGCCGCACGCATTCTCGTCGAAGCCGATTATCGGATGAAGCTCGTCGGCATCGGCCGTGAAGAGAGCGTGCCGAACGTCCCGAGCTATCTCGACATGGTGAAGAAGAGCAAGGGAACGCCTCCGGCGATGGACCTGCTCCGCTGGTGGTTTACGCTCAACTACGATGCCCTGCTCACCTCGCCGGAGCACGACGTATACGAGCTTCGCGGTCAGGGGATCAAGCTCTTGAGCGAAAACGAATTTCTGGCCGCTCGCGGACAGCGTGTGCAGTCGGGCCGCTCGGATAACTTGAACCAGGAGTTCGCCGTGAACTTCACGAAGAACTTCCCGTTGCTCGCTCAGAAATATCCGATCTATGCCGAGCTCCAAAACATCTTCGACTTGGCCTTGGTTTGTGCCGTGTTGAAGCAAGACGGCGTCTGCGATCGGATCGAATGGCAACGCTCCGGGTTCATGAATCCGCGCGTCGTGCAGATCGAACACGGCTTCACGCCGACAACGGTCGACACCGTGGTCAACAGCCGCGAGATCTCGAAGTCGTTGATCGTCGCCTCGGTCAGCGGTGGCGTGACCGTCGATGTCACCCCGGTCGCGCAGCCGAAGTCGATGGAAGTCGACTCGCGCGGTCAGCTGTTGAAGCTTCGCCAAAGCGTCGCTCCGAAAGAACTCGCGAACTCGGCTTGGTGGTGGGATTAAGCCGTCCCGACTCCCGAGTACGTTACCGCAAACGGACAAAGCCTACGCTGCATCGATCGCAGCGTAGGCTTTTCCTTTTGGGTTGAGCACTTCGAACTTTACTTCGTCCCTGAAGTCGCTTTCTGCAAGCGGTTGATTTGGCTGCGGATCGTGGCGAGTTGCTCTTTGAGCTTGTCTCCTTCGGCGTCGGTGTCGAGCTTGGTCGGCTCGCCGAGGATTTGCTCGAGTTGTTCGCGAATCAATTCGCGGCGGTTCGGAGCGGAGCGGGTTGCGAGGGCGTACCAAATCTCCGGATCGGCAGCCATCCAGCCGGCCGCCGCTTCCGGCGAATCGTCTTTCTCGTCCGACTGGTAACGTCGCACGATTACGCGAATCCGAAACCCTTGTTCCGGGTCGAGGCTATGCGGGCTCAAGTTCCGCAAGTAGGGAACGACGTTCTGGCCGAATTCGCGCAACTTGCGATCGGCATCTTCGCGCTCGACATACTTTTCGCTGGCGAGTTGCGCGACGAGCGCCCCCCAGGCGCGGCGATCGTAATTGTGGGCGTTGCCGGCTTGCTTGAAGAGCGACTCTTCGATCGACTTCGTGATCGACGCCAGCGGCCAGCCCGGCCGAAGCAAGCGCAGCAACGGCTCGAGGTCGTTCTTCGCGAGGTCGGGCTCGGCGGCCATGAGATGCCAAACGGAATCGGCTTCGTAAGTTCGCGCGGGATTGTCGCCGACCTGCACGGTGACTTTCCCTTCCGACGGTTGGAAGAATTCGAACGGCTTCATCTTCCCTTCACCGACGGGCGTGCGGCGAATGCGCAGTTGATTGCCGCCGGT
Coding sequences within it:
- a CDS encoding response regulator, encoding MSDSGVIRTILHVDDDPQFTVWMQRLLSRKGYDVVSLNDPTQTIDEIMRHGYRIVLLDIDMPTIDGIELLRRIKEYDGGIQVVMLTGLVTMGNAMTAFRRGAEAFFVKPVEDLDALTAALDAVVYKIEHWWNALHNLTKQRRQFEAASKAAEAAGMPSDASAEISVGAPGLIVTI
- a CDS encoding Hpt domain-containing protein gives rise to the protein MNLPNTPLYSALGSDPDFADLVDLYVDEMPERIVQLQALFAAEKWDELRRSAHQIKGAAGSYGFPQLTPIAGRLEHALSTAQPEAEIQANLEKLLALCAAVRAGAPDADFGAR
- a CDS encoding DUF1598 domain-containing protein, which codes for MALLAHRRFAEVARKLMLGLVAGWTLTTLLPTSLLPSAAAADLPERIRAQAEAGEFSTAFAAAGRLPVAERDEALRNIAAIQAKVGSGRAALETVGSIRSDRLRSDILAQFGTTSNFDSGGITARPANGGQGGAARPDFESLIELMTSTIAPESWREAGGTQGEVKSHRGGVFVDATGGMKPIVDAEQLARLGSLRREAARGTAGVSARSTSSLRKVSLTRLERELQLRAARGLAPTEELATLAGLQKIQYVLVYPESGDVVLAGPAGDWYVGRENRLLAVDTDRPVVLLDDLVNLMRREFLAGGNFGCSIDPTPEGLQKVTAFVTESNKKPLAPGARPKWMDGLRDALGPQKITVDGLDPTTRAARILVEADYRMKLVGIGREESVPNVPSYLDMVKKSKGTPPAMDLLRWWFTLNYDALLTSPEHDVYELRGQGIKLLSENEFLAARGQRVQSGRSDNLNQEFAVNFTKNFPLLAQKYPIYAELQNIFDLALVCAVLKQDGVCDRIEWQRSGFMNPRVVQIEHGFTPTTVDTVVNSREISKSLIVASVSGGVTVDVTPVAQPKSMEVDSRGQLLKLRQSVAPKELANSAWWWD